The Silvanigrella paludirubra genome contains a region encoding:
- a CDS encoding glutamine synthetase III — MSDISSFYSALSIRKVFRPQNADGKQSRIADYFASNVFDLRAMVKRLSAQDLETMTKVMKYGGKIDASLAERVASAAREWAMEKGATHYCHWFQPQTGATAEKHDAFLWFDKQGNPIERFTGPELLQSEPDASSFPSGGIRSTFEARGYTGWDPSSPMFIMETENGKTLYIPSVFISYHGEALDFKTPLLRSNGSLSVEATKTLHLIGEKKVTHVTTSVGPEQEFFIIDKKHAMKRLDLHLSGRTVFGRKPSKGQELEDHYFGHIPSRVQSFFNELEVELYKLGVPVKTRHNEVAPGQFEIAPIYEGSNIAADHNQLALKCIKSVALKNGFVALLHEKPFAGVNGSGKHVNWSMSDSLGRNLLDPGATPHENLVFLTFLCGILQGINDNADVLRASIASAGNDHRLGANEAPPAIISAFLGNTLDKILNAIESGSADKVNAEKIMIDLGVSHVQEVAKDNTDRNRTSPFAFTGNKFEFRAVGSSAPINYPTAILNAAVHDGLTKINKKLEEKAVNGVVSDNDLLLILREVIIQTKKIRFEGNGYSQEWRDEAAQRGLSNYSKTPDALMVLADKEKTKFLKNAGVFNTEDILSRLAIQQERYIKQCLIEVNCAIEMAQTLVLPVCIEFHSKLMKNAKLSSEISCSSPSKKMAERFGDDISHVWSTLEALKIQVEKITSGDALDHHHLEKTSKIISEVLMLKLEDLRSAVDTVEAFVPNDLWPYPKYSDMIFGIE, encoded by the coding sequence ATGTCTGATATCTCATCTTTTTATTCTGCTTTATCTATTCGTAAAGTTTTTCGTCCTCAAAATGCCGACGGTAAACAATCTCGAATTGCAGATTATTTTGCTTCTAATGTTTTTGATCTTCGTGCCATGGTAAAAAGATTATCTGCCCAAGATCTCGAAACGATGACCAAAGTAATGAAATATGGTGGAAAAATTGATGCTTCATTGGCGGAAAGAGTTGCTTCAGCAGCAAGAGAGTGGGCAATGGAAAAAGGAGCCACTCATTACTGCCATTGGTTTCAACCCCAAACAGGAGCTACTGCTGAAAAACATGATGCTTTTTTATGGTTTGATAAACAAGGAAATCCGATAGAAAGATTTACAGGACCAGAACTTCTTCAAAGTGAACCCGATGCTTCAAGTTTTCCATCAGGTGGTATCCGATCTACATTTGAGGCAAGAGGTTATACAGGATGGGATCCTTCCAGTCCTATGTTTATTATGGAAACAGAAAATGGAAAAACGCTTTATATTCCATCTGTATTTATCAGCTACCATGGTGAAGCTCTTGACTTTAAAACACCTTTGTTACGTTCTAATGGTTCACTTTCTGTAGAAGCTACAAAAACTTTACATTTAATTGGTGAAAAAAAGGTAACACACGTAACAACATCGGTTGGACCTGAGCAAGAGTTTTTTATCATTGACAAAAAACATGCTATGAAAAGGCTAGATTTACATTTATCAGGACGTACTGTTTTTGGACGTAAACCATCAAAAGGGCAAGAACTTGAAGATCATTATTTTGGTCATATTCCAAGTCGTGTTCAATCCTTTTTTAATGAATTAGAAGTTGAATTATATAAATTAGGTGTCCCAGTTAAAACAAGACATAATGAAGTGGCACCAGGTCAATTTGAAATTGCTCCAATTTATGAAGGCTCCAATATTGCCGCTGATCATAATCAACTTGCATTAAAATGTATAAAAAGTGTTGCATTAAAAAATGGTTTTGTTGCTTTATTGCATGAAAAGCCATTTGCTGGAGTAAACGGAAGCGGAAAACATGTAAACTGGTCCATGAGTGATTCATTAGGAAGAAACTTATTGGATCCAGGGGCAACTCCGCACGAAAACTTAGTCTTTTTAACTTTTTTATGCGGAATTTTACAAGGAATTAATGATAATGCAGACGTATTAAGAGCTTCTATTGCTTCTGCAGGTAATGATCACAGACTTGGCGCAAATGAAGCTCCTCCCGCTATCATCTCTGCTTTTTTAGGTAACACTCTAGATAAAATTTTAAATGCAATTGAATCTGGATCTGCTGATAAAGTAAACGCCGAAAAAATTATGATCGATCTTGGTGTTTCTCATGTTCAAGAAGTTGCTAAAGATAATACAGACCGCAATCGTACTTCTCCTTTTGCATTTACAGGAAACAAGTTTGAATTTAGAGCTGTTGGTTCAAGTGCACCCATAAATTATCCTACAGCTATTTTAAATGCCGCTGTTCATGATGGATTAACAAAAATAAATAAAAAACTAGAAGAAAAAGCTGTCAATGGAGTTGTTTCTGATAACGATTTATTGCTCATTCTTCGTGAAGTTATTATTCAAACTAAAAAAATCCGTTTTGAAGGAAATGGATATTCTCAAGAATGGCGTGATGAAGCTGCTCAAAGGGGATTATCTAATTATTCAAAAACGCCAGATGCTCTTATGGTATTAGCTGATAAAGAAAAAACAAAATTTTTGAAAAATGCGGGAGTATTTAATACAGAAGACATATTGAGTAGACTTGCAATTCAACAAGAGCGTTACATTAAACAATGTCTAATTGAAGTGAATTGTGCAATTGAAATGGCACAAACTTTAGTTTTGCCCGTTTGTATAGAATTTCATTCAAAACTAATGAAAAATGCAAAACTTTCTTCTGAAATAAGTTGTTCGTCTCCATCTAAAAAAATGGCGGAGCGTTTTGGAGATGACATCAGTCATGTATGGAGCACTCTAGAAGCACTTAAAATACAAGTTGAAAAAATTACATCTGGTGATGCCCTCGATCATCATCATTTAGAAAAAACAAGTAAGATTATTTCAGAAGTATTAATGCTGAAACTTGAAGATCTCCGAAGTGCGGTAGATACGGTAGAAGCATTTGTGCCAAATGATTTGTGGCCTTATCCTAAATATTCAGATATGATTTTTGGAATTGAATAA
- a CDS encoding N-acetylmuramoyl-L-alanine amidase — translation MKKIFILNFITLFFIIGCNSSGVKSNKTEALDEKKIAPVEKVTNDLIPYEINEDYLTDEDYPFRINNESICSIVFHYTAQSYKKSLRSLTTGGNSSHWLVPEKGNTVYKIVSEDRRAQHAGTSLWKNRKNVNVISIGIEVVNLGFKCKNNKKYCKQGELDWIGFSEKQQKLIVSLAKDIQKRYNIDPLCVVGHSDIAVDRKLDPGPLFPWKMLAENGVGAWATDEEIQIQTENIKKSLKGNISPLLLQIRLFEFGYDIRLDKISVKSLTKKLLKFEYNLNKTRISDLESLQLANNFGNKGVKNDMFDIKKTNFAIHSFLMHYLPGEYLNHRVKESNSIADNRSKRDTKNSPDSKSDFKGSVINLDTDFDNLKILAALQALLVKFPNKVRTGCNY, via the coding sequence ATGAAAAAAATTTTTATATTAAATTTTATAACACTATTTTTTATAATTGGCTGTAATTCTTCTGGAGTAAAAAGCAATAAAACAGAAGCTCTAGATGAAAAAAAAATTGCCCCTGTTGAAAAAGTAACAAACGATCTTATTCCCTATGAAATTAATGAAGATTATTTAACAGATGAGGATTATCCTTTTCGGATTAACAATGAAAGCATATGCTCTATAGTCTTTCATTATACAGCACAATCTTATAAAAAATCACTTCGATCTTTAACAACTGGTGGGAATAGTTCGCATTGGCTTGTACCTGAAAAAGGAAATACAGTTTATAAAATAGTAAGTGAAGACAGAAGGGCACAACACGCTGGAACAAGTTTATGGAAAAATAGAAAAAATGTTAATGTTATTTCGATTGGAATTGAGGTTGTTAACTTAGGTTTTAAATGCAAGAATAATAAAAAGTATTGCAAACAAGGTGAATTGGATTGGATTGGATTTTCAGAAAAACAACAAAAACTTATTGTTTCATTAGCAAAAGATATTCAAAAACGTTACAATATTGATCCTTTGTGTGTTGTAGGACACTCTGACATTGCAGTAGATAGAAAATTAGATCCAGGGCCTTTATTTCCATGGAAAATGCTTGCAGAAAACGGTGTAGGCGCATGGGCTACAGATGAAGAAATACAAATTCAAACTGAAAATATTAAAAAAAGTTTAAAAGGAAATATTTCTCCTTTGCTTCTTCAAATTCGCTTATTTGAATTTGGATATGACATTAGATTAGATAAAATATCCGTAAAAAGTTTAACTAAAAAACTTCTCAAATTTGAATATAATTTAAATAAAACAAGAATATCAGACTTAGAGTCTCTTCAATTAGCAAATAATTTTGGTAATAAAGGTGTTAAAAATGATATGTTTGATATTAAAAAAACAAATTTTGCAATACATTCATTCTTAATGCATTATTTACCAGGTGAATATTTAAATCATAGAGTTAAAGAATCAAATAGCATTGCAGATAATCGCTCTAAACGTGATACTAAAAACTCACCTGATAGCAAATCTGATTTTAAAGGTTCAGTCATTAATTTAGATACGGATTTTGATAATCTTAAAATTTTAGCAGCACTGCAGGCTCTATTAGTAAAATTTCCTAACAAAGTAAGAACAGGCTGCAATTATTAA